From the Lathyrus oleraceus cultivar Zhongwan6 chromosome 3, CAAS_Psat_ZW6_1.0, whole genome shotgun sequence genome, the window tccatcaatgatagaaaatttatgaggaagttctccgctaaattctttttgagtaatggagtattatacaaacgtaatcatgattcgactttgcttcgctgtgtggataaaaaggaagcaaaaaagattatggaagacatgcatgacggtatttttgggactcattctagtggacatacgatgaCCAAGAAGATTatgagatcagggtattattggtctaccatggaagctgattgccaccatcactctagaacttgtcacaagtgccagatctatgcggacaaagtacatgtacctcttgctccattgaacgtgttgacagccccttgtCCCTTTGCAATGTGGagcattgatatgattggagagattaaacctactgcttctaatggacatcgtttcattcttgttgctattgattactttacgaagtgggtagaggcaacctcatttgcttctgtcaccaagaatgtggtgccacggttcatcaagaatagtcttatttgtcggtatggcgtccctgaaagagttatcactgataatggtactaatttgaacaacaagatgattactgaactctgcacgcagttcaaaataaaacacgataactcttctccgtaccggccaaagatgaatggcgccgtagaagctgctaataagaatattaagaagattatacaaaagatgacagtaacatacaaagactgacatgagatgttaccatttgctcttcatggttatcgcacttcagtacgcacttcgacaggggcaactcctttctctttagtctacggaatggaagccgttttaccagtggaagttcggattccctctctaagaattatgaaagatgcaggcttagatgaagatgaatggattcagactcgactcgatcagataaatttgattgatgaaaagagacttgcggctgtttgtcatgggcagatatatcagaagcgcatgacccaggaatttaataaaaaagtcaagagacaggtgtatcaaattggcgacttggtgataaagcgtatcattctaccacaaggtgatcctagaggcaaatggactcccacatacgaatggccatttgtagttaagaaggtattctctggtggagccatgatgcttgctacaatggatggcgaagatttcccgcatcccgtgaacgcggacatagttaaaaaatactacgcataaaagagacccgctaggtcgacatatctaggcaaaagtaagggcatcccgacgaaccaaaagggttcgggaaaaaattagggataaacatacaaaaatgtacacccggcaagtcgaaaacctgaaaaggcggcttgggcaaaaaagggtatcctggtggactgaaaacctgaaaaggcggtccatgcaaaaattagggattaaagcgtatgactatgtcccgttctcggtcagcttcaccaaagtcaaagagactgaacaagccaatcacttctatccgacaacaagagatgagatgcttgaagacataatagcagtagtagaattaaaatcaataggacttttttttcatagctgttttttctttgctttcttgacaatttcctcttactaggatttctgtctccttgtattaaagttgcttgtttataggccctctttcaaaatcaatacaattttatttccaaaaagatacttttgtttcactttctccgttttgtttgcataaacgtccattgatttaattcgaattaatatatgcatttgaatatgattgatgtttaccgaaaatacatgcataaaatagaaatagaaattactaaaagactttaggatcaaggataaggtttaaccacgcgttctaacaaatccggttgcaaatcctgttccccagcaaaaccagttattcccagaagaaattggcactactagacagactggtcatctcttttatccccagtcaggttctgttgaatatttctaccatcagacagaaatcaaatatccccagctaagaaagggtcatcaatacaaatatctccaaccagaatatcgggatttattttcccatggcaaaaaatttcagacgcataattcattcatgcatcatttcacagcatatacatgcatgcaatgttcgcatttattttcaagagcataaaacatctcatgcatcatgacatggcatgaggctaactcttttttttttcaggttaattatcctcctgatacagtcaaaataaagattcattcagacggatatctttatcgattacattcaagattcagatacatctttcagatataatccatatgaatattcattctgacaagcattctgatatcttcctaatgatggcatctttaagcccatcccagacatttattgcaaatacaacatatacaaatattatcagatatagcctaacgtacggctcattttgattcagcctaacgtatggttccttcaactgttccaatacggtctagcgtacgacccatttggatattcatcccctcagatactacctagcatacggtacattctgaaatatagtctagcgtatgactaccccttttatcatcagatacagcctaaaggacggctcattctgctactcagatacgatctagcgtatgatccattctgatattttatcctcagatacagcctaatggacggctcattctgcaactcagatacggtctagtgtatgacccagtctggctcttctcatcagatactacctagcgtacggtacattctgaaatgtagtctagcgaacgactactttttatcgccagatacagcctaacggacgactcattctactactcagatacgatctagtgtatgatccattctgatctttatttctccagatacagcctaacggacgactcactctgctactcagatacggtctagcgtatgacccattctgatccttatctcatcaagttcagctcaccctaatatcacctaatggataactcattatacggtctagcgtacgatccagtgtgacacccatgtcttcagatatggtctaatgtacgtcgcactctgaagctctcatcatcaaactttctggatgacatctttaagcccatctccatcaagactatcttttaattaacaagtgcaaatttttggggcattctaagtgttcaataatcttccacctccagatcacaaatgacatacataccattctaattctctcgatttaagaatattgaacagggacagctgtcataccccaaaatttgcctgttaattcTTATGATTaattgattcatgcatgacattcatttcacatttgcattcatttattagcatacattctcatataaattataaattttaatttatttattatgtgatacagatataaaaaataataatgattttggttatctgtatgatataaataaattatatatatataaataaaatagttttaatttaatgataaataaaaatagatttgaattttaattgtataattaaaattttaaattaattttatttgttaaagctcattaagttataataactattttttataatttagtgactcatgtttcatttattcattatttataaatagtatttatttagtaattcacgttttttacttaataaaatttatttataagagtaacatttttttaaaaagcccataaattataaaataattttggttgatataagtaagaataattttgatttttttaaatgatgaaagtaaaaatagaaataggtttaaattttaattcaattatgtaactacaatttaaattaatttttatttgttaaaagtcatttaaattattcattatttataataatatttgtataaatatttatttataataatagatatttaagaccaaatccaaaccaaaaatatataaataatcatagtattatttatcatatgatggttttgttttataaaaataattttggctctaatttaataacaaaaatttaaattttaattgtGCAAAATGTTAGAGCTAACTCTCCTAGATTATATGGTGAgatcctaaagtataggaagggatccaaatatttagcaaggttaaaccctaatccacaccattataaatacttcatatggctgcagcgagagggGAAGACGGAAAAGAGAAGAGATACAacagaagaagatacacaaggcaaggcagaagcaagaaggttcacgggcagggaaaagagaagcaaccataaagcactcatagcctgaataagaacaacacacatacagtgagcaagttagaagaatcaaatccccagtaagtgttcattagggaatttgcatccagcatgattaccttgcaatactccttaattcatgcatgaataatattagtttaatatatatatatatatatatatatatatatatatatatatatatatatatatatatatatatatatatatatatatatatatatatatatattgagatgatgtattcatggtttggtggatgttgatattgctttattcaagtatgcatctgttcttgatatgtcatagcatgttggagaaattctgtttgcatgattaaagaattatatctgccatttaattattattatatgagtgttgtttctagcatgattatgtttatttcacatggtgtaattacataataatgatgatgatataatggtgataatataaatccttggttgtctataacatgtatgtgtaaagtttattttatcattatcacttgcagtaaagagaactaatacatgagtaaaataatataagcttcttgatttgtgcatgactatttttattattgcatgatgattacatatgatcttattttatgtgtgtggtttgatataagatgaagttacatgtttgttatattcacatgaaagaaacagcatgagaaaaaataaagtagcttgccgtaagagagaaagctgtaatatgcatggtggtgttgtgtcaaaagGGAAAAATCCATGTcgaattaatatatattttaatgaaggcgaataaataacgaatgaGTCAACATGACTCGTTGGTAGCTCCCCTCTCACCTGTATGTAGAGGTCTTGGGTTCAAGCCCCCAGgataattaattcaccactatttttctattattaaaataaaacccattagttgtttaaactaggatataatttaatctagtttattaattaaattttcatatatcacttaattaaaatgggctattttgaataataaaaatctattttttttttaagtttaattaggttttactagtttgtatgcccttttaattttgtactcgttaattaagatttagatattttatatcccctttaaattatgtacccccatcccgaagtcatgtaatagcgtagtcttatttttcacactttaatttttccatactgtgaatataactgtctacatgtatgctaataggattgcatggaaagataaataatcgaacttagataaattaattcaagataatatatctgaatccaatcatttccacacttgcacctctaggataaccctctctttgttgtcttacgatattatggtcatgtcccgcgaatgtggggatacccttagcaaagaccctttcgattaaatcatcatcatccctaaacagataagtcatagtcccttcgatcaaaatgtcaatgtccctacaagataaatcatagtccctcgaacgttaccttcgaatatatgaccttgtccctcgaacgttgccttcgaatatatgactttgtccctcgatgacccttcgttgtagcctacaattaaatgatgattgtcccttcgaatgctaaggtatccttacaaatgttgcattcaatgaccaatcgacgaccccacgatgtccttttacatccaaaggataagactacttacttctcaatagtaaggacagttttaccctcataaggataggaaatacctataaagaccttggttaggtataactcttaaatgcttgctcacaacttaaaatacttttcacacctcacacttttcaaaacatcttttagaaaatcaccacttggtatacattcgcaccagaatcatcgccgaattatatttttctaaacatctttcaaaatcaaacgagataaacactttgtatacattagtacaagaatcattacaaagttaaactctcctttcaaaatattttctaaacataccacatttctcaaacactttctcaaacaaggaaaacataagtgagttaagcaattaagagcccatggataaccatggatacaaagggtgctaacaccttcccatgGATACAAGGTCTTTCCTattcttttccgcctttccttattggataaaagaaaagtcggtggcgactcttgctatccgcaacatagcttttcaaagcaaaaacacagtcagttcaccgtatcacagcAAGCATGTCACATCAAGTGGAAAAGGAAACATATATGTGGTTAGAAGAGATGGTGAGAGGGTCAATATTATTGATGTATTGTATGTACCTTCTATGACAAGTAATTTTATAAGCATAGGTCAATTACTTGAAAAGGTTATAACATGAAGTTGGAAGAGAATCAGGTGAAGGTGTATATGGTGAAGGAAGGAAGATCCTGAAAGCACCATTGGCGAATAAAAAACCTTCAAGATTAAGATCGACATGGTATATCATAATTGTCTTGTTTTGACTATTGTAGAAGATGAGAACTGGCTATGGTGCCATAGGTATGGACATCTAAACATCCAAAGTCTAGGTATGCTAcatctgaagaagaagatgtATGGCTTACCTCATGTGAAGGAACCAAGTCAGGTGTGTGAGGAATGCTGCAAATAAAATTAGGATAGGAAAGCATTCAAACATGACTTGTCCATGAAGTCGACACAAAAGCCAGAGTTTCTTCACTCTGATGTGGCTGGACCTTTCAAAGTCAGATCAAATGGAGTTAATTGCTATTTCCTAACTTTGATTGATGAACTTACCAGATTTATGTGGATTTATCTTATTCAAAGGAATAATTAGGTGTTCACACAATTCAAGGAGTTTAAATTTCATGTCTTGAAACAAAATGAATGCAAGTTAAAGAAACTGAGATTTGTTGGTGGAGGTGAATACACTTTTATGGTATAGAGCATGTGGTCGTTGCACCCTACATACCACAACATAATGGTATAGCTGAGAAGAAAAATATAAGTATACTGAACATGGTCAAGGGTATGTTGAAAGCTAAAGAAATGCCAAAGAGATTTTAGGGAGAATCAGTTTTGACAATAGTATACATACTTAATAGATGCCCAACCAAGAAGATAGTCGACAGGACACCTTATGAGGCTTGGACATGACTGAAGCCAAATATTAGTCATCTTAGATTATTTGGATCAATGTGTTTTAGGCATGTACCTTAGTAATTGAGGAAGAAGTTAGATAATCGAAGTCTGACCATGGTGCTCATAGGTTATCATTCAACTTATGCATATAAGTCGTATTCTCCAAATGATGATAAACTAGTAATCAGTAGGGATGTTCTGGTAGATAAAATCAAATGGTGGAATTGGACTCAGAGGTTAATATGAAACGAGCAAGATACGATCACAATTGGGCTTGAAGAAGGTCAATAAAATGAAGCCACGGTAACTCAATATGAAGAACCACTTGAGAAGAATGTTAGAAGATCTACTAGATCGAGAAATGATTCGACAAGGTTAGCTGGATATGAGAGATTTACAAATCAAGAAATTGATGCAAATGGTGACTTCATAGGATAAGTGATGATGGTTGAATCACAACCAATCTATTTGGATCAAGTCGTGAATAATTCAAATTGGTTGGCAtccatgcaagaagaactcatGGCAATTGAGAAGAACAAGACATTGGAACTTTTGGAAAAATCAATCGAGAAGTCAATTGATGTGAAATGGGTCTACAAGTTGAAACTAAGGCCAAATGGTGAAATTTACAAGCATAAGGCAAGACTAGTGGTAAGAGGTTTTCTACAAAAACCTGGTATTGACTTTGAAAAAGTCTATGCACCTATTACAAGGTTAGAAACCATCAAAATTGTTGTGTTGACTGCAGTGTATAAAGGATGGGAGATACATCAATTAAATGTAAAGCCATCCTTTCTGAATGGACCATTggaagaagaagtttatgtcagTCAACCACCAGGATTAGGAATCAAAGGGAAATTAAAGAAAGTGTACATATTGAGGAAGACTTTATATGGCTTGAAGCACGCCCCAAGGGCTTGGAATAAGAGAATATATGGCTTCTGATAAAGTCAGGTTTCACAAAATGTGTTTAAGAACTGGAATGTATGTCAATAATACAAGCAGGCTCAGTCAAGTCATTTTATGCTTGTATATGGATGACTTATTGATCAAGAGTGCAGATGAAGTAGAAATAAAAGGATTCAAAGAGGAACTCATGCAAGAATTTGAAATGTACGACCTAGGGAATTTGTTATATTTTTAGGGATGGAGTTTAAAGACACTAGTGAATGAGTTTTCTTGCACCAAAAGAATTATTCTTCTTGAAAAGGTTCAAGATGAGCAACTATAATGAAGTTGTCACACCATTGAAGAGTGGAGTAAAATTGAGAAAGGATACAAATGATGAGTTTATAAGTACAACATTGTACAAACAAATCATTGGATCCTTAAGGTATATATGCAACATCAGACCATACATTTGTCAAAGTGTCGAGCTATTGAGAAGATTCGTGGGGAAACCCCAAGAATGTCATCTAATTGCAGTCAAGAGAGTGCTAAGATACATAAAGGGTACAATTGATTATGGCGTGTTGATGCCAAGAAAGAATACCAACACAAATGCAAAGGTACATGGCTATAATGATTTATGTTTCAGTGGAGATCAAGATGAGAAGAAGAGTACTACATGCGACATATTCATGATCATAGGTGCTCAAATCTCTTGGAGCACAAGAAAGCAAAGCATTATGGATTTGTCATCTTGTGAAGCTAAATACATAGATGCTTCTTATGCAACATACCAAGCAATATGGATAAAGATGTTACTCGAAGAGCTCGTTTGTAGATGACAAGTCAACTATCCACTTGGAAAATCATCTTGTGTGTCATGGTAGGAGTAAACACATATAGAGGGGGTATCATTTCCCAAGGGATCAAGTAAATAAAGGAAAACTTGAACTTGAGCATTGCAAGTCAAAATTACAACTAGCTGACATACTCATTAAGTCGTTGAAGAAATTCATGTTTGATGAGTTGAAGAGAAACATTGGGATAAGAAGCCTTGAAAACATGAACTACGTGGTGTGTTAGAAGTTGTATTTCATTATTTTAGAAGACAAGTTTGTATTCGACATAGTTGAAGTGTAAGAGTTAGTTGTATTCGCCATAGTCAAATACAACATATTGTTGTTGAAATGTGTCACTATGTATTCGATATAGTCGAATACATCATGTAATTAGTTATGCATGTTAGTTTCCTATAAATAGGCATGTGATGATGTGAATAATACGAACCCTTTTTCAATATACGATAATTTTTCCATattactctctctctctctctctaacaATTTCACCGATGATGAATGACATACTAGAATTAAGTCAGGATGATTGTTGTGATGGATGAAGTCGCGACAATCATGTCAAAAATACTACCGAAGgtcttttaaaaaaaattgtgtaACAAGTTGGTCCTTAAGTTTTTTTTGTGAGAAAAAGATGTAGCAATTAAACAAAAGGATCAAGTTGCTAAAAAAACTTAAATGATTAATATGTTACCTAAAAATAACTTAAAGAATATCTGGTGTAATTTtatttaaaatcattttttttcaaaaaagtATGAACActcgtgtgtgtgtgtgtgtgtgtgtgtatatatatatatatatatatatatatatatatatatatatatatatatatatatatatatatatatatatatatatatatatatatatatatatatatattgttagAACACAAACACTGTGATGATCAATGTTTAATGTGCAGCAATGGCAAGGTTATGACAGAATGGTACACACACACTTGTTTATAGAAAACTTGGAATAGAAGAAAGGGAGTAATGTAGAGATAGTTCTCATTGATAGTTTCAGATTACAAATTGTTATCTATATACATCTTAAAATTGCTTACAAAGCAAGTTATCCACACAAGAGTAACCAACTAACCAACAAACTTTCTAAAACTGTTAAAATACAGTTATGGATTACATTTCAACACTTCCCCTTAATTCATAATTGTTGAACACTTATAACACCAAGTTTCCTTCTCAAAAACTCAAATCTGTCAAGCTTTAAAGCCTTTGCAAAACCGCCTACTAGTTGTACTTCGGTTGGACAATATTGTACCTCAATCATTCCATTTCTCACTTTCTCTCGAATGAAATGGAATCTTGTATCAATATGTTTGCTTCCGCCATGTGAGATTGGATTTTTTGCAAGGCTGATTGATGACTTGTTGTCAATTCTGAGTATTAGAGGCTTCATCACTTCACAACTCAATTCCTTCATCACTGAATCTAACCACATTGCTTGACAGGTTGCAAATGTTCCTGCAATATATTCTACCTCACAGGATGAAAGAGCAGTCACTAGTTGCTTCTTTGTACACCATGATATGGCTGCTTCGTTGAACTTGAATACATAGCCCAATGTGCTTCTCATGTTTGTGATGTCTCCACACCAGTCACTATTTGAGTATCCAATGAGTTCACTTTTGTCACCTTTACTTCTATTAGGGAATAACAGCCTATACTCCTTTGTGCCTTTTACATACCTAAGTATCCTTTTAGTAGATATTATGTGAGTTTTCCTTAGATCATGCATGAATTTTCTAATCACATTGACTGAGTAGAAAATGTTTGGCCTGCTGTTGCACAAATACCTTAATGAACCAACCATTTGTATGAACAATGTTGGATCAACTCTTTCTTCCTCACTGCatcatcaatttttaaatttgTCCTTGATGGGTTTGAAATTGAATTGTAGTTATTCATTTCAAATTTCTCAAGCAATTCACATATGTACTTATGCTGATGCATCACTATTCTTGTCTTCATCTTCAGGAATTTCATTCCTAGGAAGAATGAGAGTTCACCTAGATCAGCCATTTCAAATTCGGATTTCAActtgtttttcactttttcaaTCTCTGATGTTTTGCTTTCAGTGATGAGCAAATCATCCACATATAGGCAGATTATCATGGTTTCTTCTTTACTTGATCTTTTCACATATACACCAAACTCTACTGAACACTTTTTGAAACCTATTTGAGTGAGAAACTGATCAATCCTCTTGTTCCAGGCTCGAGGGGCCTACTTCAAACCATACAGAGCCTTATGAAGTTTATACACCATGTTCTCTTTGCCTTGTACTTCAAAACCAGGAGGCTGTGACACAAACACAACTTCTTCAGGTGGACCATTTAGAAAGGCATACTTTACATCTAAATGATAAAGTGACCACCTCCTCTTGCAAGCTAGAGCCACTACTATTCTTACAATTTCAAGCCTTACAACTGGAGCAAACACCTCATTGTAGTCAGTGTCATGTTTTTGTAAGAACCCTTTAGCCACCAACCTGGCGTTATGCTTTGAGATTTTTCCATCAGGATTTAATTTCAATTTGAAAACCCACTTCACATTTATCTTCTTTTTCTTGTCTGGCAAGTTAACTAGCTCCCGGGTGTGATTCTTCTCAATTGATTGAAGTTCTTCATCATGGCTTTCTTCCATGCACTTATCTTCAATGCTTCTTCAAAGTTAAGAGGTTCAGAGTCTACTAATAATGCGAAGTGAATGATATCACCTTTATCATTTACTGCACTATCAAAAATCACAACACAGTCACCCAACCTGCTTGGAGCTTGTCTAATTCTTTGAGGTCTCATAGTTGCTTCCACTTCTTCATGCTCTTCTGCATCATTATTGTTTACTTCTTCATTATCTGACTCATTTGTATCATCATTGTTCACTGATTCATCACTTGAATCAGGGTAAATGTAGGTTTGTTGTCTCTCTTCACTGTATATTGATTCCGCTTCCCATTTCCACTTCTCAGCCTCATTCACAATCACATCTCTATTGATATGTAACTTTTGAATAACGGGACTACAAAGCTTATAAGCACCTATAGGATGGTAGCCTATAAGTATCATAATTTCACTCTTATCTTACAGTTTTCTTCTTCTAACATCTGGTACATGTTTATAGCACAAGGAGCCAAAAACCTTGAAATGCTTCACACTAGGCTTTCTTCCACACCAAGCTTCTTCGGGTACTTTTAAACTCAACTTCTTTGTAGGACATTTATTCAGAATGTAAGCAACTGTAGTGACTACTTCACCCCAAAACTTGTGTGGTAGGTTTTTCTTCTTGATCATACTTCTTGCCATATTCAGTAGAGTTTTGTTCCTTCTCTCAGCTAGTCCATTATGCTGAGGTGTATAAGGAGATGTTACTTCATGCATAATACCTTGATTGACATAGAAAGTTTCAAATTCCTTTGAGGTGTATTCTTCTCCACCATCAGTTTTCAAGATCTTAATAGATTTGTCACTTTCCTTTTCTATTAAGATTTTGAATTTCCTGAATACCTCTAAGGTCTCATTCTTTAACTTGAATGTATATAGCCACATCATCCTTGTAAATTCATCAACAAATGTGACGAAGTACCTGCTTCCTCCCAATGAAGGTGCTTCAAAAGGACCACATATATCCGAGTGAACTACCTGTAGTGTTACACTAGCTTTTTTAGGAGCTTCAGAAACAAAGGAGGACCTACTTTGTTTACTTTTCATACACACTTCACAAATGGCTTTTCTGACATTTAGTTTTTGTAAGCCATACATAAGTTCTTTAGTATTCAATTCACTAAGACTTCTAAAGTTTAGGTGGCCATAACTCTTGTGCCATAAATCTTCAACACCTTCACTCACTACTGCAGACAAGCACATCATCTTCTCACTTGAGATGTTGCATCTGTATGTTCTATTCTTTGACATGTTTGATTTGAGCATAAAATTCTTCTTTGCATCAAACAGCTTCAAAGAGTCACCACCCATAGTCACTGAGAATCCCTTCTCCACCAGTTAACCAATACTCATGAAATTACACTTCATCTCAGGGACATACATCACATCTTCAATAATCATTCTTTTGCCATCATTGCTTTTGATCACTATATTTCCACTTCCTTCAGCTACAAGGTTTCTACTGTCAGCCAATTTAATGCTTGTTTTCTTGCTAGTATCAAAGCTTATCAGCCATCCTCAATGTGATGTCATGTGATTAGAGCACCCAGAGTCAAGAAACCattcttcatttttatttttttcatccCTGGTAGTATCCATCAACAACAATGTGTTGACATCCTCTTCATGAGCCAAATTTGCTTATTTATCAGTCTTTTAATCTTTCTTGAACCAACATTCATCAGAAAAATGCTCATGCTTCTCACAGTTAAAGCATTGCACTTTACTTTTGTCAAACTCCCTCTTTTTGTTTTGACCTCTGCCAAAGTCGTCTCTCTTTGAAGATTTAGCTTTGTATACACACTTGTTCTTCCCATTGTTGGACCGATCTGCTA encodes:
- the LOC127126246 gene encoding secreted RxLR effector protein 161-like; amino-acid sequence: MVGSLRYLCNSRPNIFYSVNVIRKFMHDLRKTHIISTKRILRYVKGTKEYRLLFPNRSKGDKSELIGYSNSDWCGDITNMRSTLGYVFKFNEAAISWCTKKQLVTALSSCEVEYIAGTFATCQAMWLDSVMKELSCEVMKPLILRIDNKSSISLAKNPISHGGSKHIDTRFHFIREKVRNGMIEVQYCPTEVQLVGGFAKALKLDRFEFLRRKLGVISVQQL